GGCCCAGCAGCACGCCGTACACCACGGAGAGGGCGGTGTTGGCGTTGGACGCCTTCTGCATCTGCTCGATGCCGTGCCGCTCGGCCACATGCCCGATCTCGTGGGCCAGCACGCCGGCCAGCTCGGCCAGGTTGTCGGTGCGCTCGATCAGCCCCCGGTTGATGTAGATGTGCCCGCCGGGGATGGCGAAGGCGTTGACAACGTCGGAGTTCACGACGTAGAAGTTGTACCGGATGCCGCGCTGGTCGGCGCCGGCCGCGATCTGCCGGCCCAGCTGGTTGACGAACTGGTTGGTCGCCGCGTCGTTCACCAGCGGAAGCTGCTGGTTGATCTGGCGCGAGTAGTCGGCGCCCATCGCAACTTCCTGCTGCGTAGACACCTGCGGAGCGCAGCCGGCCGCGGTGCCGGCCCCGGCCATGCACACTGCCACGGCGGCGTGCCGCAGCGGGCGCGTAAGTGCAAGCGACATTTGATTCTCCATGCTGACGGTTGAAGCTTTGGGCCCGATGGAAAGGCAAAACGCGGACCATGCCTGGCGCCCGCGGCGGGGCGCGTGCTGAGCCGCCGCGAAGAGCGGCTCCTGCGCTCGCTGCGCCAGCGAAAGCACCGCGAAGCCG
Above is a window of Longimicrobium sp. DNA encoding:
- a CDS encoding M48 family metallopeptidase, whose amino-acid sequence is MAGAGTAAGCAPQVSTQQEVAMGADYSRQINQQLPLVNDAATNQFVNQLGRQIAAGADQRGIRYNFYVVNSDVVNAFAIPGGHIYINRGLIERTDNLAELAGVLAHEIGHVAERHGIEQMQKASNANTALSVVYGVLLGRQPSGIEQAGIQLGGGAVFASYGRQAEREADAVAVGYLVRSGINPSGLPSFFQKLLAMQQRNPSRVEQWFSTHPTTQERVAATQAIIQQTPGAQGSNLSTDTRAYQSFKARVAALQPVPQDRRGR